A window from Mangifera indica cultivar Alphonso chromosome 2, CATAS_Mindica_2.1, whole genome shotgun sequence encodes these proteins:
- the LOC123209243 gene encoding E3 ubiquitin-protein ligase APD2-like isoform X4 yields the protein MEQETSNGHTHSHIQSDSQHDSVPSSSLSPISTSRVQEDNDETQQQQQPQQEQQQASSTASYHINISISDVARGGMRDDVWSCLVVLVTFWFFASMTMILGIYGSVDLQLGPNYSRLIQTNSIFVQSIKVEELDQQSSGSLILYGFHKPPPLDVEITWTETHNAVVQVDLHKEWLYYLNKGSNVDISYRVISPSTSPLSLVIAQGSESLEEWIDDPSYPNTTLSWDIIHGSGKIQQEISESSTYYIAVGNLNSQEVEVQLNFTISAFIYNTTKACYKCSLGSRQCSFTLPLVGANAAVLTSPGPTEGSSNAWYVKLSYGPRWIAYVVGSGVMTILILLAFRFLNVFQSTSGNGTGIQAGDMASERAPLLSNKDDDLSSWGSSYDSVSHDDEDLDEWLAVKALEGNLSNEGENNSNPRRLCVICCDSPRDCFFLPCGHCAACFTCGTRIAEEAGTCPICRRKIKKVRKIFSV from the exons ATGGAACAAGAAACATCAAACGGACATACCCATAGCCATATTCAAAGCGACAGTCAACATGACTCTgtcccttcttcttctttgtcccCAATCTCTACTTCCCGTGTTCAAGAGGACAATGATGAAACCCAACAACAGCAACAGCCGCAGCAAGAACAACAACAAGCGTCTTCTACGGCGTCGTATCATATCAATATCTCCATTTCAGATGTTGCACGCGGTGGCATGAGAGATGACGTTTGGTCTTGCCTTGTTGTGCTCGTCACCTTCTGGTTCTTcg CTTCCATGACTATGATTCTTGGTATCTATGGCTCTGTGGATTTACAATTGGGCCCTAATTACTCCCGCCTCATACAAACTAACTCAATATTCGTTCAATCTATTAAG GTTGAAGAACTAGACCAGCAAAGTTCTGGATCATTAATTCTATATGGGTTTCACAAACCTCCTCCCTTGGATGTTGAAATCACCTGGACTGAGACTCACAATGCAGTGGTTCAAGTTGATTTGCACA AGGAGTGGTTATACTACCTTAACAAGGGGTCCAATGTGGATATCTCATACAGAGTAATATCTCCGAGTACCTCACCTTTATCCCTTGTAATTGCGCAAG GCAGTGAAAGTCTTGAAGAGTGGATTGACGACCCATCATATCCTAATACAACTTTGTCGTGGGACATTATACATg GAAGTGGTAAGATCCAGCAAGAAATTTCTGAGTCTTCAACCTATTATATTGCTGTGGGTAATTTAAACTCTCAAGAAGTGGAG GTACAATTGAATTTCACAATCAGTGCCTTCATCTATAATACAACTAAGGCTTGTTACAAGTGTTCACTGGGCAGTCGTCAGTGTAGTTTTACTCTTCCTCTTGTAGGGGCAAATGCTGCTGTCCTAACATCTCCAGGTCCAACAGAG GGTTCCAGCAATGCTTGGTATGTCAAACTCTCATATGGACCCCGATGGATCGCATATGTTGTTGGATCAG GTGTGATGACCATCCTCATCTTGTTGGCCTTTAGATTCCTCAACGTGTTCCAGTCTACCAGTGGAAATGGAACAGGAATTCAAGCTGGAGATATGGCATCTGAGCGAGCTCCATTGCTTTCAAACAAAGACGACGATCTCTCAAGCTGGGGTTCATCTTATGATTCTGTATCACATGATGATGAAGATTTAGATGAATGGCTAGCAGTAAAAGCTCTTGAAGGAAATTTGTCAAACGAAGGGGAAAATAATAGCAATCCCAGGCGTCTTTGTGTCATTTGCTGTGATTCCCCAAGAGATTGCTTCTTTCTCCCATGTGGACACTGCGCCGCCTGTTTTACTTGTGGAACAAG GATTGCAGAAGAGGCTGGAACTTGTCCCATTTGTCGGAGGAAGATAAAGAAAGTGCGGAAGATATTTTCTGTTTAA
- the LOC123209243 gene encoding E3 ubiquitin-protein ligase APD2-like isoform X1 gives MEQETSNGHTHSHIQSDSQHDSVPSSSLSPISTSRVQEDNDETQQQQQPQQEQQQASSTASYHINISISDVARGGMRDDVWSCLVVLVTFWFFAASMTMILGIYGSVDLQLGPNYSRLIQTNSIFVQSIKVEELDQQSSGSLILYGFHKPPPLDVEITWTETHNAVVQVDLHNEWLYYLNKGSNVDISYRVISPSTSPLSLVIAQGSESLEEWIDDPSYPNTTLSWDIIHGSGKIQQEISESSTYYIAVGNLNSQEVEVQLNFTISAFIYNTTKACYKCSLGSRQCSFTLPLVGANAAVLTSPGPTEGSSNAWYVKLSYGPRWIAYVVGSGVMTILILLAFRFLNVFQSTSGNGTGIQAGDMASERAPLLSNKDDDLSSWGSSYDSVSHDDEDLDEWLAVKALEGNLSNEGENNSNPRRLCVICCDSPRDCFFLPCGHCAACFTCGTSDLCRIAEEAGTCPICRRKIKKVRKIFSV, from the exons ATGGAACAAGAAACATCAAACGGACATACCCATAGCCATATTCAAAGCGACAGTCAACATGACTCTgtcccttcttcttctttgtcccCAATCTCTACTTCCCGTGTTCAAGAGGACAATGATGAAACCCAACAACAGCAACAGCCGCAGCAAGAACAACAACAAGCGTCTTCTACGGCGTCGTATCATATCAATATCTCCATTTCAGATGTTGCACGCGGTGGCATGAGAGATGACGTTTGGTCTTGCCTTGTTGTGCTCGTCACCTTCTGGTTCTTcg CAGCTTCCATGACTATGATTCTTGGTATCTATGGCTCTGTGGATTTACAATTGGGCCCTAATTACTCCCGCCTCATACAAACTAACTCAATATTCGTTCAATCTATTAAG GTTGAAGAACTAGACCAGCAAAGTTCTGGATCATTAATTCTATATGGGTTTCACAAACCTCCTCCCTTGGATGTTGAAATCACCTGGACTGAGACTCACAATGCAGTGGTTCAAGTTGATTTGCACAAT GAGTGGTTATACTACCTTAACAAGGGGTCCAATGTGGATATCTCATACAGAGTAATATCTCCGAGTACCTCACCTTTATCCCTTGTAATTGCGCAAG GCAGTGAAAGTCTTGAAGAGTGGATTGACGACCCATCATATCCTAATACAACTTTGTCGTGGGACATTATACATg GAAGTGGTAAGATCCAGCAAGAAATTTCTGAGTCTTCAACCTATTATATTGCTGTGGGTAATTTAAACTCTCAAGAAGTGGAG GTACAATTGAATTTCACAATCAGTGCCTTCATCTATAATACAACTAAGGCTTGTTACAAGTGTTCACTGGGCAGTCGTCAGTGTAGTTTTACTCTTCCTCTTGTAGGGGCAAATGCTGCTGTCCTAACATCTCCAGGTCCAACAGAG GGTTCCAGCAATGCTTGGTATGTCAAACTCTCATATGGACCCCGATGGATCGCATATGTTGTTGGATCAG GTGTGATGACCATCCTCATCTTGTTGGCCTTTAGATTCCTCAACGTGTTCCAGTCTACCAGTGGAAATGGAACAGGAATTCAAGCTGGAGATATGGCATCTGAGCGAGCTCCATTGCTTTCAAACAAAGACGACGATCTCTCAAGCTGGGGTTCATCTTATGATTCTGTATCACATGATGATGAAGATTTAGATGAATGGCTAGCAGTAAAAGCTCTTGAAGGAAATTTGTCAAACGAAGGGGAAAATAATAGCAATCCCAGGCGTCTTTGTGTCATTTGCTGTGATTCCCCAAGAGATTGCTTCTTTCTCCCATGTGGACACTGCGCCGCCTGTTTTACTTGTGGAACAAG TGACCTCTGCAGGATTGCAGAAGAGGCTGGAACTTGTCCCATTTGTCGGAGGAAGATAAAGAAAGTGCGGAAGATATTTTCTGTTTAA
- the LOC123209243 gene encoding E3 ubiquitin-protein ligase APD2-like isoform X2 produces the protein MEQETSNGHTHSHIQSDSQHDSVPSSSLSPISTSRVQEDNDETQQQQQPQQEQQQASSTASYHINISISDVARGGMRDDVWSCLVVLVTFWFFASMTMILGIYGSVDLQLGPNYSRLIQTNSIFVQSIKVEELDQQSSGSLILYGFHKPPPLDVEITWTETHNAVVQVDLHKEWLYYLNKGSNVDISYRVISPSTSPLSLVIAQGSESLEEWIDDPSYPNTTLSWDIIHGSGKIQQEISESSTYYIAVGNLNSQEVEVQLNFTISAFIYNTTKACYKCSLGSRQCSFTLPLVGANAAVLTSPGPTEGSSNAWYVKLSYGPRWIAYVVGSGVMTILILLAFRFLNVFQSTSGNGTGIQAGDMASERAPLLSNKDDDLSSWGSSYDSVSHDDEDLDEWLAVKALEGNLSNEGENNSNPRRLCVICCDSPRDCFFLPCGHCAACFTCGTSDLCRIAEEAGTCPICRRKIKKVRKIFSV, from the exons ATGGAACAAGAAACATCAAACGGACATACCCATAGCCATATTCAAAGCGACAGTCAACATGACTCTgtcccttcttcttctttgtcccCAATCTCTACTTCCCGTGTTCAAGAGGACAATGATGAAACCCAACAACAGCAACAGCCGCAGCAAGAACAACAACAAGCGTCTTCTACGGCGTCGTATCATATCAATATCTCCATTTCAGATGTTGCACGCGGTGGCATGAGAGATGACGTTTGGTCTTGCCTTGTTGTGCTCGTCACCTTCTGGTTCTTcg CTTCCATGACTATGATTCTTGGTATCTATGGCTCTGTGGATTTACAATTGGGCCCTAATTACTCCCGCCTCATACAAACTAACTCAATATTCGTTCAATCTATTAAG GTTGAAGAACTAGACCAGCAAAGTTCTGGATCATTAATTCTATATGGGTTTCACAAACCTCCTCCCTTGGATGTTGAAATCACCTGGACTGAGACTCACAATGCAGTGGTTCAAGTTGATTTGCACA AGGAGTGGTTATACTACCTTAACAAGGGGTCCAATGTGGATATCTCATACAGAGTAATATCTCCGAGTACCTCACCTTTATCCCTTGTAATTGCGCAAG GCAGTGAAAGTCTTGAAGAGTGGATTGACGACCCATCATATCCTAATACAACTTTGTCGTGGGACATTATACATg GAAGTGGTAAGATCCAGCAAGAAATTTCTGAGTCTTCAACCTATTATATTGCTGTGGGTAATTTAAACTCTCAAGAAGTGGAG GTACAATTGAATTTCACAATCAGTGCCTTCATCTATAATACAACTAAGGCTTGTTACAAGTGTTCACTGGGCAGTCGTCAGTGTAGTTTTACTCTTCCTCTTGTAGGGGCAAATGCTGCTGTCCTAACATCTCCAGGTCCAACAGAG GGTTCCAGCAATGCTTGGTATGTCAAACTCTCATATGGACCCCGATGGATCGCATATGTTGTTGGATCAG GTGTGATGACCATCCTCATCTTGTTGGCCTTTAGATTCCTCAACGTGTTCCAGTCTACCAGTGGAAATGGAACAGGAATTCAAGCTGGAGATATGGCATCTGAGCGAGCTCCATTGCTTTCAAACAAAGACGACGATCTCTCAAGCTGGGGTTCATCTTATGATTCTGTATCACATGATGATGAAGATTTAGATGAATGGCTAGCAGTAAAAGCTCTTGAAGGAAATTTGTCAAACGAAGGGGAAAATAATAGCAATCCCAGGCGTCTTTGTGTCATTTGCTGTGATTCCCCAAGAGATTGCTTCTTTCTCCCATGTGGACACTGCGCCGCCTGTTTTACTTGTGGAACAAG TGACCTCTGCAGGATTGCAGAAGAGGCTGGAACTTGTCCCATTTGTCGGAGGAAGATAAAGAAAGTGCGGAAGATATTTTCTGTTTAA
- the LOC123209243 gene encoding E3 ubiquitin-protein ligase APD2-like isoform X3 produces MEQETSNGHTHSHIQSDSQHDSVPSSSLSPISTSRVQEDNDETQQQQQPQQEQQQASSTASYHINISISDVARGGMRDDVWSCLVVLVTFWFFAASMTMILGIYGSVDLQLGPNYSRLIQTNSIFVQSIKVEELDQQSSGSLILYGFHKPPPLDVEITWTETHNAVVQVDLHNEWLYYLNKGSNVDISYRVISPSTSPLSLVIAQGSESLEEWIDDPSYPNTTLSWDIIHGSGKIQQEISESSTYYIAVGNLNSQEVEVQLNFTISAFIYNTTKACYKCSLGSRQCSFTLPLVGANAAVLTSPGPTEGSSNAWYVKLSYGPRWIAYVVGSGVMTILILLAFRFLNVFQSTSGNGTGIQAGDMASERAPLLSNKDDDLSSWGSSYDSVSHDDEDLDEWLAVKALEGNLSNEGENNSNPRRLCVICCDSPRDCFFLPCGHCAACFTCGTRIAEEAGTCPICRRKIKKVRKIFSV; encoded by the exons ATGGAACAAGAAACATCAAACGGACATACCCATAGCCATATTCAAAGCGACAGTCAACATGACTCTgtcccttcttcttctttgtcccCAATCTCTACTTCCCGTGTTCAAGAGGACAATGATGAAACCCAACAACAGCAACAGCCGCAGCAAGAACAACAACAAGCGTCTTCTACGGCGTCGTATCATATCAATATCTCCATTTCAGATGTTGCACGCGGTGGCATGAGAGATGACGTTTGGTCTTGCCTTGTTGTGCTCGTCACCTTCTGGTTCTTcg CAGCTTCCATGACTATGATTCTTGGTATCTATGGCTCTGTGGATTTACAATTGGGCCCTAATTACTCCCGCCTCATACAAACTAACTCAATATTCGTTCAATCTATTAAG GTTGAAGAACTAGACCAGCAAAGTTCTGGATCATTAATTCTATATGGGTTTCACAAACCTCCTCCCTTGGATGTTGAAATCACCTGGACTGAGACTCACAATGCAGTGGTTCAAGTTGATTTGCACAAT GAGTGGTTATACTACCTTAACAAGGGGTCCAATGTGGATATCTCATACAGAGTAATATCTCCGAGTACCTCACCTTTATCCCTTGTAATTGCGCAAG GCAGTGAAAGTCTTGAAGAGTGGATTGACGACCCATCATATCCTAATACAACTTTGTCGTGGGACATTATACATg GAAGTGGTAAGATCCAGCAAGAAATTTCTGAGTCTTCAACCTATTATATTGCTGTGGGTAATTTAAACTCTCAAGAAGTGGAG GTACAATTGAATTTCACAATCAGTGCCTTCATCTATAATACAACTAAGGCTTGTTACAAGTGTTCACTGGGCAGTCGTCAGTGTAGTTTTACTCTTCCTCTTGTAGGGGCAAATGCTGCTGTCCTAACATCTCCAGGTCCAACAGAG GGTTCCAGCAATGCTTGGTATGTCAAACTCTCATATGGACCCCGATGGATCGCATATGTTGTTGGATCAG GTGTGATGACCATCCTCATCTTGTTGGCCTTTAGATTCCTCAACGTGTTCCAGTCTACCAGTGGAAATGGAACAGGAATTCAAGCTGGAGATATGGCATCTGAGCGAGCTCCATTGCTTTCAAACAAAGACGACGATCTCTCAAGCTGGGGTTCATCTTATGATTCTGTATCACATGATGATGAAGATTTAGATGAATGGCTAGCAGTAAAAGCTCTTGAAGGAAATTTGTCAAACGAAGGGGAAAATAATAGCAATCCCAGGCGTCTTTGTGTCATTTGCTGTGATTCCCCAAGAGATTGCTTCTTTCTCCCATGTGGACACTGCGCCGCCTGTTTTACTTGTGGAACAAG GATTGCAGAAGAGGCTGGAACTTGTCCCATTTGTCGGAGGAAGATAAAGAAAGTGCGGAAGATATTTTCTGTTTAA
- the LOC123206577 gene encoding phosphoinositide phospholipase C 4-like has protein sequence MGSCRLHSCFARKSRVTEAGPVTEVKEMFNKYTEGGTHMTVEQLRRFLAEVQGHVGTSMAEAQQIVEQILQRRYHLSKFARRSLTLDDFQHYLFSTDYNSFILNQVCQDMRAPLSHYFIFTGHNSYLTGNQLSSDCSDVPIIKALKRGVRAIELDLWPNSAKDNVHVLHGRTLTAPIELIKCLRSIKEHAFSASPFPVIITLEDHLTPDLQAKVAQMITETFGEMLFYPETKCLKEFPSPEELKYRIIISTKPPKEYLETRSTTSKRYNPVNENNSNEDTWGKDSSDISVDQADDEKSSDYDTSEQNQYDEDDEESRPLYGTLAYKRLIGIHSGKPKGRQLKDELRLEVGKVRRLSLSEKKFRKATTSFGTDIVRFTQKNVLRIYPKQTRVNSSNYKPLIAWMHGAQMVAFNMQGYGKSLWLMHGMFRANAGCGYVKKPDFLMKYGTNGKVFDPKEKLPVKKILKVKVYMGDGWHLDFKPTQCTVWSPPHFYTRVGIAGVPADKTMKKTKKKLNSWSPVWEEEFTFALTVPELALLRVEVYEYNMSEKDDFAGQTCLPVFQLRPGIRAVPLFNRKGESFSSVKLLMRFEFV, from the exons ATGGGCAGTTGCAGGTTGCATTCGTGTTTTGCTAGGAAAAGTAGGGTGACGGAGGCCGGGCCAGTGACGGAGGTGAAGGAGATGTTCAACAAATACACGGAAGGTGGGACCCACATGACGGTGGAGCAGCTGCGGCGGTTCTTGGCAGAAGTTCAGGGTCATGTTGGCACGTCAATGGCGGAGGCACAGCAAATAGTGGAGCAGATTTTGCAGAGACGGTACCACCTTTCGAAATTCGCCAGGCGCAGTCTAACTCTTGATGATTTTCAACATTACTTGTTCTCCACAGATTACAACTCTTTTATTCTGAATCAG GTTTGCCAAGACATGAGAGCTCCATTGTCTCACTATTTCATATTCACTGGCCATAATTCATATTTGACTGGAAACCAATTGAGTAGCGATTGCAGCGATGTCCCAATTATTAAGGCACTGAAGAGAGGAGTAAGAGCTATTGAGCTTGATTTATGGCCAAATTCTGCTAAAGATAATGTGCATGTTCTTCATGGAAG GACTTTGACAGCTCCCATAGAACTAATCAAATGCTTGAGATCGATTAAAGAGCATGCCTTTTCTGCATCACCCTTCCCTGTAATTATTACTCTTGAAGACCATTTGACACCTGATCTTCAAGCTAAAGTGGCTCag ATGATCACTGAAACATTTGGTGAAATGCTATTTTACCCTGAAACCAAATGTTTAAAAGAGTTTCCTTCACCGGAAGAACTGAAATATCGCATTATCATATCAACAAAACCTCCAAAAGAGTACCTTGAAACTAGAAGTACCACTAGCAAAAGATACAACCCAGTGAACGAAAATAATTCTAATGAAGATACATGGGGGAAGGACTCATCAGACATTTCAGTTGATCAAGCAGATGATGAAAAG AGTAGTGATTATGATACAAGTGAACAAAATCAgtatgatgaagatgatgaagaatcaCGCCCATTATATGGAACACTAGCATACAAGCGTTTAATCGGCATTCATTCAGGAAAACCAAAGGGTCGTCAGTTGAAGGACGAACTAAGACTTGAAGTTGGAAAAGTTAGACGTCTTagtttgagtgaaaaaaaattcagaaaggCCACTACATCTTTTGGAACAGATATTGTCAG ATTCACCCAGAAAAATGTATTGAGGATATACCCCAAACAAACTCGAGTTAACTCCTCTAATTACAAGCCACTAATTGCATGGATGCATGGAGCTCAAATGGTTGCATTTAACATGCAG GGATATGGTAAATCTCTTTGGCTGATGCATGGGATGTTCAGAGCCAATGCGGGGTGTGGGTATGTGAAAAAGCCTGATTTCTTGATGAAATATGGTACAAATGGCAAAGTTTTTGATCCCAAAGAAAAATTGCCAGTGAAGAAAATCTTGAAG GTAAAAGTGTATATGGGAGATGGATGGCATTTGGATTTTAAACCAACGCAGTGTACTGTTTGGTCTCCACCTCACTTCTACACCAGg GTTGGCATAGCTGGTGTACCAGCGGATAAGACAATgaagaagacaaagaaaaaaCTGAACAGTTGGAGCCCAGTTTGGGAAGAGGAATTTACATTCGCATTGACAGTTCCAGAACTGGCATTGCTTAGAGTTGAAGTTTATGAATACAACATGTCTGAGAAAGATGATTTTGCAGGCCAAACTTGCTTGCCTGTGTTTCAATTGAGGCCAGGCATTCGTGCAGTCCCCCTTTTCAACCGCAAGGGAGAGAGTTTCAGCTCAGTAAAACTTCTCATGCGCTTCGAGTTTGTCTAG